A part of Melittangium boletus DSM 14713 genomic DNA contains:
- a CDS encoding ABC transporter ATP-binding protein — translation MSAPSPVVELHDVSKSYAEGDAVREVLAGTNLTLNAGEFTVLLGRSGSGKSTLLNLISGIDQPTRGTVRVAGQDLGHMSEHARTLLRRERIGFIFQAFNLLPTLTVEENILLPLELTGRTGAASRDRVRELLGTVGLGNRAASFPDRLSGGEQQRVAVARALAHAPPLLLADEPTGNLDEQTGRKVLDLLEDLTRRERVCALIVTHDPGLMARAHRVLRLEAGRLIEQAVRP, via the coding sequence ATGTCCGCTCCCTCCCCCGTGGTCGAGCTTCACGATGTCTCCAAGTCCTACGCCGAGGGCGATGCCGTGCGGGAAGTCCTCGCGGGCACGAACCTCACGCTGAACGCGGGCGAGTTCACCGTGCTGCTGGGCCGCAGCGGCTCGGGCAAGTCCACCCTGCTCAACCTCATCAGCGGGATTGATCAACCCACGCGCGGCACGGTGCGGGTGGCGGGCCAGGACCTGGGCCACATGAGCGAGCACGCGCGCACGCTCCTGCGCCGCGAGCGCATCGGCTTCATCTTCCAGGCCTTCAACCTGCTTCCCACGCTCACGGTGGAGGAGAACATCCTCCTGCCCCTGGAGCTGACGGGACGCACGGGAGCCGCCTCGCGCGACCGGGTGCGCGAACTCCTGGGCACCGTGGGCCTGGGCAACCGGGCCGCGAGCTTCCCGGACCGGCTCTCCGGCGGCGAGCAGCAACGCGTGGCCGTGGCCCGGGCGCTCGCCCACGCTCCGCCCCTGCTCCTGGCGGACGAGCCCACGGGCAACCTGGACGAGCAGACCGGGCGCAAGGTGTTGGACCTGCTGGAAGACCTCACGCGCCGCGAGCGCGTCTGCGCCCTCATCGTCACCCATGATCCGGGACTGATGGCGCGCGCCCACCGGGTGCTGCGGCTGGAAGCGGGCCGGCTCATCGAGCAGGCGGTGCGGCCGTGA